The DNA sequence GCGATATCATCGTCGTCTCCGGCGGCGAATACGAAGAAGCCGGCTCGTTCGGCGACGTTCTCGCCAACGCCTGCCTTGCGAAGGGTATCGGCGGCCTCGTCACCGATACCGGTGTTCGCGATACGCTACAGCTTCGCGACCTTGGATTCCCTGTGTTTTCGCTCAGCGTCTGCATCAAGGGTACGGTTAAGGAAACCCTAACGTCCGTCAACGATCCGATCATAATCGGTGACGAACTGATCTATCCCGGCGACATCATCGTCGGCGATGCCGACGGACTGGTTGTGGTGCGTCGTGGCGAGGCCCAGGAGGTCGCAAAGCTTTCGCAGGCTCGTGAAGATGCCGAAGCCGGCTATATCGCGGCCTACAAGGCCGGCAAGTCGGTGATCGAGGTCAGCAACCTCGAGCCGGTGCTGAAGGCCAAGGGCTTCAAGTCCGATATCTGATAAAATCCCGGAAGAGCGAGAACGCGTCAGGTCTCGTGCTTGGCCAGCGCGTTTTCCGCCAGCTGCATGCTGCGCTTCAGCCGGCTTTCCCGCCACACGGCAAAGAGACCGGCGGCTGCGACGACGACACCGCCGACGATCGTCGTTGCGACCGGCAGTTGGCCGAGCGCGAAATAGCCGATCAGCACCGACCACAGCATGGTGGTGTATTCGAACGGAGCCAGAAGCGAAGCCTGTGCGTGACGCAGGCTGACGGTGACCAGTATCTGCGCCATGCCGCCGAATATTCCGGCTGACAGCAGAAAACCGAACTGCCAGATCGTCGGCATGGTCCAGCCGAAGACGATCGTCGCCAGGCCGATGACTGTGGTGATCAGCGAGAAATACAGCACGATCGCGCCAGGCTGTTCGGTCCTGGCGAGATGGCGGATCTGCACCGCCGAGACTGCCGAAAACAGTGCCGCCAGAAGGCCCGCCGCGCTCCCGAGCATCGTTGCGGTGCTTGCCGTATCGAAAAAATTGAGATGCGGCAAGAGCATCAGCAGCACTCCGAGGAAGCCGATCGCCACCGAAGTCCAGCGATAGCCACGGATGACCTCATCTAGGAGGACGGCAGCGAGAACGACCGTAAACAGCGGCGCCGCGTAACTCAGCGCCGTCGCATCGGCGAGCGGCAGGTAGGCCAGTGCCAGATAGCTGAAGAACATGCCGCCAGTGCCGGAAAGGCTGCGCACCGCATGGCCGCCGAAATGCCGGGTTTTAGTCAGCGCGAGAATGTTTCCTTGTAGGCTAAGCCAGATCAGCAGCGGCAGCAGAGCGAAGATCGAGCGGAAGAACACCACTTCACCACTCGGGATCTGGCCATCCAGCGCCTTGATGCTCGCCGCCATCAGCGTAGCGCAGAGCGCCGCCAGCACCTTGAGGGCTATTCCTAGTCTGGGATTCATGACCGTTCACCGCATTCACAAACCTCCCGATTGTCTTTCAACACGGACGGTGCCGGGAGAGAACTGGAAAAGCG is a window from the Pararhizobium gei genome containing:
- a CDS encoding 4-carboxy-4-hydroxy-2-oxoadipate aldolase/oxaloacetate decarboxylase, encoding MIHIKQIPERPSKEDIAALTPFSPATIHEAQGRRGALSSRIKPVDYRMKLCGPAFTVKSAPRDNIMLQLAINYASPGDIIVVSGGEYEEAGSFGDVLANACLAKGIGGLVTDTGVRDTLQLRDLGFPVFSLSVCIKGTVKETLTSVNDPIIIGDELIYPGDIIVGDADGLVVVRRGEAQEVAKLSQAREDAEAGYIAAYKAGKSVIEVSNLEPVLKAKGFKSDI
- a CDS encoding DMT family transporter, with the translated sequence MNPRLGIALKVLAALCATLMAASIKALDGQIPSGEVVFFRSIFALLPLLIWLSLQGNILALTKTRHFGGHAVRSLSGTGGMFFSYLALAYLPLADATALSYAAPLFTVVLAAVLLDEVIRGYRWTSVAIGFLGVLLMLLPHLNFFDTASTATMLGSAAGLLAALFSAVSAVQIRHLARTEQPGAIVLYFSLITTVIGLATIVFGWTMPTIWQFGFLLSAGIFGGMAQILVTVSLRHAQASLLAPFEYTTMLWSVLIGYFALGQLPVATTIVGGVVVAAAGLFAVWRESRLKRSMQLAENALAKHET